A single Dermacentor variabilis isolate Ectoservices chromosome 9, ASM5094787v1, whole genome shotgun sequence DNA region contains:
- the LOC142592557 gene encoding uncharacterized protein LOC142592557 isoform X1, with translation MAVTQDNTGVYVVFQFKHRGHDFELGRVFLSKLERAAIADKLREGVSMDAVLDNVRSNVDETFHRINLLSKQDLRKIMRDARVSKTERLHDNDYVSVQLWVERMHSEKGNPLLFFKHQPDKK, from the exons ATGGCTGTGACTCAAGACAACACAGGTGTGTATGTGGTTTTCCAATTCAAGCACAGAGGCCACGACTTTGAACTGGGTCGTGTTTTTCTGTCCAAGTTGGAAAGAGCTGCTATTGCTG ACAAGCTGCGAGAAGGCGTGTCCATGGATGCAGTACTGGATAATGTGCGGTCCAACGTGGATGAGACATTCCACCGCATTAACCTGTTAAGCAAGCAGGATCTCCGCAAAATAATGAGGGATGCCAGAGTCTCGAAGACCGAGCGGCTGCACGATAATGACTATGTGAGCGTGCAACTCTGGGTTGAGAGGATGCATAGTGAAAAGGGAAACCCATTGCTCTTCTTTAAACACCAACCTGACAAAAAGTGA
- the LOC142592557 gene encoding uncharacterized protein LOC142592557 isoform X2, which translates to MAVTQDNTDKLREGVSMDAVLDNVRSNVDETFHRINLLSKQDLRKIMRDARVSKTERLHDNDYVSVQLWVERMHSEKGNPLLFFKHQPDKK; encoded by the exons ATGGCTGTGACTCAAGACAACACAG ACAAGCTGCGAGAAGGCGTGTCCATGGATGCAGTACTGGATAATGTGCGGTCCAACGTGGATGAGACATTCCACCGCATTAACCTGTTAAGCAAGCAGGATCTCCGCAAAATAATGAGGGATGCCAGAGTCTCGAAGACCGAGCGGCTGCACGATAATGACTATGTGAGCGTGCAACTCTGGGTTGAGAGGATGCATAGTGAAAAGGGAAACCCATTGCTCTTCTTTAAACACCAACCTGACAAAAAGTGA